From the Nostoc sp. PCC 7107 genome, the window ATTACTCAGCACTCAATCATCAAGATTTAATGGAGGCATTAATATTGCTGGAATATTAAAAGTAAAATCCTATATTTTCTCATGACCAGAACTTAAGACTGTGTTACACGAGAAAAATCTGGATGAGGCATAATAGTTAACACATAGCTCAAATTAAAATCTCATCCGTTAAAAAAAGCAGCGATCGCTGCCTTAAACTAAGTCCTACTAATCGTTAGATGTTCTCCTATGCTTTTATCGCAGTCAGGAAATTACCCCATCATCAGTTCCAGCCATTTAGCTATTAACTCTCATCTAAATGGCCCCAACAGCATTGTGCCAACTGTGGTAGAGCAGTCTGGTATGGGAGAAAGAGCTTTTGACATCTACTCCCGTCTGCTGCGAGAGCGGATTATCTTTTTGGGAACTGCCATTGATGATACCGTTGCCAATTCAATTGTCGCTCAGTTGCTGTTCTTAGACTCAGAAGACGCAGAAAAAGACATTCAATTGTACATTAATTCTCCTGGTGGCTCCGTCTACGCAGGAATGGCAATTTATGATACGATCCAACAAATCCGTCCCAATGTTGTTACTATCTGTTTTG encodes:
- the clpP gene encoding ATP-dependent Clp endopeptidase proteolytic subunit ClpP, coding for MLLSQSGNYPIISSSHLAINSHLNGPNSIVPTVVEQSGMGERAFDIYSRLLRERIIFLGTAIDDTVANSIVAQLLFLDSEDAEKDIQLYINSPGGSVYAGMAIYDTIQQIRPNVVTICFGLAASMGAFLLAAGTAGKRMSLPDSRIMIHQPLGGAQGQAIDIEIQAREILYIKGQLNQLLAHHTGQPLERLEADTDRDFFMSAEEAKNYGLIDQVISRQNLPTAGENVTILK